Proteins found in one Triticum urartu cultivar G1812 chromosome 4, Tu2.1, whole genome shotgun sequence genomic segment:
- the LOC125552559 gene encoding uncharacterized protein LOC125552559 has translation MGCWWERLVLPVRRAWLGVASRFGVRQSGLWRLRQEVSTCEYEDVRVMWEMLSRTATAPPPPAARRHSRFRQPRPWADRLRLCRDI, from the exons ATGGGCTGCTGGTGGGAGCGCCTCGTGCTGCCGGTGCGCAGGGCGTGGCTCGGCGTCGCCTCCCGCTTCGGCGTGCGCCAGTCCG GGCTGTGGAGGCTCCGGCAGGAGGTGAGCACGTGCGAGTACGAGGACGTGCGCGTGATGTGGGAGATGCTGAGCCGCACCgcgacggcgccgccgccgccggcggccaGGCGCCACAGCAGGTTCCGGCAGCCGAGGCCGTGGGCCGACAGGCTCCGCCTCTGCCGGGACATCTAG